One genomic segment of Streptomyces liangshanensis includes these proteins:
- a CDS encoding DUF6274 family protein, protein MVGVAASATRHETRALLRAHLAAAAGQGHLTRRCGVCHRLQRLAMEPVSGPDGYPDAYPGTRPDDRSDTPSPTETDTEE, encoded by the coding sequence GTGGTGGGCGTGGCGGCTTCAGCGACGAGACACGAGACTCGGGCACTGCTGCGTGCCCATCTGGCGGCCGCGGCGGGTCAGGGGCACCTGACACGTCGCTGCGGGGTCTGCCATCGCCTCCAACGGCTCGCCATGGAACCGGTGTCGGGGCCGGACGGCTATCCGGACGCCTACCCCGGCACCCGGCCCGACGACCGGTCCGACACCCCGTCGCCCACCGAAACAGACACGGAAGAGTGA